In Dromaius novaehollandiae isolate bDroNov1 chromosome 2, bDroNov1.hap1, whole genome shotgun sequence, one DNA window encodes the following:
- the USP14 gene encoding ubiquitin carboxyl-terminal hydrolase 14: MPLFSVNVKWGKEKFDGVELNTDEPPMVFKAQLFALTGVQPARQKVMVKGGTLKDDDWGNIKIKNGMTLLMVGSADALPEEPVSRPVFVEDMTEEQLASAMELPCGLTNLGNTCYMNATVQCIRSVPEVKEALKRYGGALRASGEMASAQYITAALRDLFDSMDKTSSSIPPIILLQFLHMAFPQFAEKGDQGQYLQQDANECWVQMMRVLQQKLEGIEGDTVMETDSGATAAASKKKSLIDQFFSIEFETAMKCTEAEEEEVTKGKENQLQLSCFINQEVKYLFTGLKLRLQEEITKLSPTLQRNALYIKSSKISRLPAYLTIQMVRFFYKEKESVNAKVLKDVKFPLMLDVYELCTPELQEKMVSYRSKFKDLEDKKVNQQPKNSSKSDGAQKEVKYEPFSFPDDTGSNNCGYYDLQAVLTHQGRSSSSGHYVSWVKRKQDEWIKFDDDKVSIVTPEDILRLSGGGDWHIAYVLLYGPRRIEVIEDEAEQ; this comes from the exons ATGCCGCTCTTCTCAG TCAACGTGAAATGGGGGAAAGAGAAATTCGATGGTGTGGAGCTTAACACTGATGAACCTCCAATGGTCTTCAAAGCTCAGTTGTTTGCACTGACTGGAGTTCAGCCAGCTAGACAGAAGGTTATGGTTAAAGGAGGAACTCTAAAG GATGATGACTGGGggaacataaaaataaagaat GGGATGACCTTATTAATGGTGGGTTCTGCAGATGCACTTCCAGAAGAGCCAGTTTCTCGACCTGTCTTTGTAGAAGACATGACCGAGGAACAGTTAGCTTCAGCT ATGGAATTACCATGCGGATTGACAAACCTTGGCAACACTTGCTACATGAATGCTACAGTTCAGTGTATCCGCTCTGTGCCAGAAGTGAAAGAGGCCCTTAAAAG GTATGGTGGTGCCTTAAGAGCTTCAGGAGAAATGGCCTCTGCTCAATACATTACTGCAG CTCTTAGAGACTTGTTTGATTCCATGGATAAAACTTCCTCCAGTATCCCGCCTATCATTCTCCTGCAGTTCTTACATATGGCCTTCCCCCAGTTTGCAGAGAAAGGTGATCAAGGCCAGTACCTTCAACAG GATGCCAATGAATGCTGGGTACAGATGATGAGGGTACTACAGCAGAAACTGGAAGGCATAGAAGGTGATACAGTTATGGAG ACAGACTCTGGAGCTACAGCAGCAgcttctaaaaagaaaagtttaattgATCAGTTCTTCAGCATTGAATTTGAAACAGC CATGAAATGTACAGAAGCTGAAGAAGAAGAGGTGACTAAAGGAAAGGAGAATCAGCTTCAGCTTAGTTGCTTTATCAATCAAGAAGTGAAATATCTGTTTACAGGACTAAAATTG cgTCTTCAAGAGGAAATCACCAAACTCTCTCCAACCTTGCAGAGAAACGCACTCTATATAAAATCT tcTAAGATTAGTCGCTTGCCGGCGTATCTGACTATTCAGATGGTTAGATTTTTTTACAAAGAGAAAGAATCTGTGAATGCCAAAGTTCTTAAG GATGTTAAATTTCCTCTTATGTTGGATGTGTATGAGTTGTGTACACcagaacttcaggaaaaaatggtTTCCTATCGATCAAAATTCAAAGACCTAGAAGACAAAAAAGTAAATCAACAGCCAAAGAAT TCTAGTAAAAGTGATGGTGCACAGAAAGAAGTTAAATATgaaccattttcttttcctgatg aTACTGGTTCTAATAATTGCGGCTATTATGACCTGCAGGCAGTGCTAACGCATCAAGGCAGATCAAGTTCTTCTGGGCATTATGTGTCGTGGGTTAAAAGGAAACAAG ATGAATGGATTAAATTTGATGATGACAAAGTCAGCATTGTTACACCTGAAGATATTTTGCGGTTATCTGGGGGTGGAGACTGGCATATAGCTTATGTTCTACTCTATGGGCCTCGCAGAATTGAAGTAATTGAAGATGAAGCTGAACAGTAG